One genomic window of Candidatus Hydrogenedens sp. includes the following:
- the pssA gene encoding CDP-diacylglycerol--serine O-phosphatidyltransferase, whose amino-acid sequence MMPGKRKKQKIDLKIKRRNPINVLASLFTTISLYLGIASIFASIGSEFDKAAYFILLAIIFDSLDGTIAKMTNSVSEFGKQYDSLSDLVTFGVAPGILVFMAYLPEGFHLPVSPRTESIIGKTGSYMAIIYVICAALRLARFNTFETEKRDSFRGLPSPAAGGTLSAFVLFLNYFEPRLELHKLGPFAYYALGPMAVILALLMVSSVKYPKDRLKYFIFAPKPAFLTLAITAFVIAIIHYAMTTSVAIVLFPVMLAYVGFGLGDTLYQYLSATPEKEKETEKINKELLPKNL is encoded by the coding sequence ATGATGCCAGGAAAAAGAAAAAAACAAAAAATAGATTTGAAAATAAAAAGACGCAATCCTATTAATGTCTTAGCAAGTTTATTTACAACAATCAGCCTTTACTTAGGTATTGCGAGTATTTTTGCGAGTATTGGCTCGGAGTTTGACAAAGCAGCATATTTTATATTATTAGCTATTATTTTTGATTCTTTAGATGGCACCATAGCAAAAATGACAAATAGCGTTTCAGAATTTGGCAAACAATATGACAGCTTAAGTGATTTGGTAACATTTGGAGTTGCTCCGGGTATCCTTGTTTTTATGGCATACCTTCCCGAAGGATTTCATTTACCCGTTTCACCGAGAACAGAGTCCATCATAGGTAAAACAGGGTCGTATATGGCAATTATATATGTAATTTGTGCTGCATTGAGATTAGCAAGATTTAACACATTTGAAACAGAAAAACGCGATTCTTTTAGAGGGCTTCCATCACCTGCAGCAGGAGGTACCCTATCGGCTTTTGTCTTATTTTTAAACTATTTTGAACCTCGTTTAGAACTTCATAAATTAGGTCCTTTTGCTTATTACGCATTAGGTCCTATGGCTGTTATCCTTGCTTTACTTATGGTTAGTTCCGTCAAATATCCAAAAGACCGATTAAAATATTTTATTTTTGCTCCAAAACCCGCTTTTCTTACCCTTGCAATTACTGCATTTGTTATAGCCATTATTCACTATGCAATGACTACTTCTGTAGCAATTGTTTTATTTCCTGTTATGCTTGCTTATGTCGGCTTCGGACTTGGAGACACATTATATCAATATTTGTCTGCCACACCAGAAAAAGAGAAGGAAACAGAAAAAATTAATAAAGAACTACTTCCGAAGAATTTATAG
- a CDS encoding phosphatidylserine decarboxylase family protein, with translation MNQPINSWIIGMKYYLPCMLIGLLLSYLGFMYYKSLLPLGIIIFLLSIFILFFFRDFPRVINAKEDEIVSPADGTIVEIKEIEKKEYYEGKCLRISIFMSVFNAHVNRFPYDGVIKKIIYKKGKFMNAMKSQSSEYNESNTLFIETEKGNITIRQIAGKIARRIVCPIKEGDFIKKGEKFGMIKFGSRVELYLPLNCEVYVKDKEKVYAGLTIIGRFK, from the coding sequence ATGAACCAGCCCATTAATTCATGGATTATAGGCATGAAATACTATTTGCCCTGTATGCTCATAGGGCTACTATTATCCTATTTAGGATTTATGTATTATAAATCTTTACTACCCTTAGGAATAATCATTTTCCTACTATCAATTTTCATTCTATTTTTCTTTCGTGATTTTCCAAGAGTAATAAATGCAAAAGAAGATGAAATCGTTTCTCCAGCGGATGGAACCATTGTAGAAATAAAAGAAATAGAAAAAAAGGAATATTACGAAGGTAAATGTTTAAGAATATCTATCTTTATGTCTGTTTTTAATGCTCATGTAAACCGTTTTCCTTACGATGGAGTTATAAAAAAGATTATTTATAAAAAAGGCAAATTCATGAATGCGATGAAAAGCCAATCCAGCGAATATAATGAATCAAATACACTTTTTATAGAAACCGAGAAAGGAAATATTACAATTAGGCAAATCGCAGGCAAAATTGCACGTAGGATTGTATGCCCGATAAAAGAAGGAGATTTTATTAAAAAAGGGGAAAAATTTGGTATGATAAAATTCGGTTCGCGTGTAGAGTTATATTTACCTTTGAATTGCGAAGTATATGTAAAGGACAAAGAAAAAGTATATGCCGGCTTAACGATTATTGGAAGGTTCAAATAA
- the radC gene encoding DNA repair protein RadC, with the protein MEEYKYKKTIRDMSENDRPRERLEKNGPEALRDAELIAVLFRTGTKEKNAVELADDVLNVFGDLRRLSQASIEEIQKVKGVGKVKAIELKAALELGKRLIEHRKTFIKRIQKPADVADLMMNRYKEYEIECFNCILLNIRNDVIKVETISQGGLDSTVASPMDVFRLAVRIGAPNIIITHNHPSGDPEPSQTDIEITKQLKEAGKIIGVQLLDHIILGDGKYVSLKERELL; encoded by the coding sequence ATGGAAGAATATAAATATAAGAAAACTATTCGGGATATGTCTGAAAATGACAGACCCCGAGAACGATTAGAAAAAAACGGACCTGAAGCACTACGGGATGCTGAATTAATAGCCGTGCTTTTTAGAACAGGAACAAAAGAAAAAAATGCCGTTGAATTAGCTGATGATGTTTTAAATGTTTTTGGAGATTTAAGAAGACTCTCCCAGGCAAGCATCGAAGAAATACAAAAAGTAAAAGGTGTCGGAAAAGTTAAGGCGATAGAATTAAAAGCAGCACTTGAATTGGGAAAAAGACTTATTGAGCATCGAAAAACATTTATAAAAAGAATCCAGAAACCAGCAGATGTGGCTGACTTAATGATGAATAGATACAAAGAATACGAAATAGAATGTTTTAATTGTATTTTATTAAATATAAGAAATGATGTTATAAAAGTAGAAACAATATCTCAAGGAGGTTTGGATAGTACTGTAGCCAGTCCTATGGATGTATTCCGTCTTGCGGTTAGAATTGGTGCTCCTAATATAATTATTACACATAACCACCCATCAGGAGACCCTGAACCAAGTCAGACCGATATTGAAATTACAAAACAATTAAAAGAAGCCGGTAAGATTATCGGCGTTCAACTATTAGACCATATTATACTTGGTGATGGAAAATATGTAAGTTTAAAAGAAAGAGAACTTTTATGA